From a single Collimonas pratensis genomic region:
- a CDS encoding SDR family NAD(P)-dependent oxidoreductase, translating to MHIDLSNKLAVVSGSTAGIGLAIARGLAQAGAEVVVNGRTQERVDQALATLRAELPQARLQGVAADLGNAAGAAQLFAKIPKADILVNNLGIFEPKAFFEIGDDDWQRFFDVNVMSAVRLSRHYAPQMVAAGWGRVLFLSSESGLQIPSEMVHYGVTKTALLAVSRGLAETLAGTGVTVNAVLPGPTRSEGVGNFFEAMAQEQGVGLEQLERDFVAEHRPSSLIRRLATVEEVANMVVYLASTQASATTGSAARVDGGVVRSIA from the coding sequence GGCATCGGACTGGCAATCGCACGCGGCCTGGCGCAAGCCGGCGCCGAAGTCGTGGTCAACGGCCGCACCCAGGAACGCGTCGATCAGGCGCTGGCAACGCTGCGCGCCGAACTGCCGCAAGCCCGCCTGCAAGGCGTCGCCGCCGATCTCGGCAACGCCGCCGGCGCCGCCCAGCTGTTCGCCAAAATCCCCAAGGCCGACATCCTGGTCAACAACCTTGGCATCTTCGAGCCCAAGGCATTTTTCGAGATCGGCGACGATGACTGGCAACGCTTCTTCGACGTCAATGTCATGAGCGCGGTGCGGCTGTCGCGCCACTACGCGCCGCAGATGGTCGCCGCCGGCTGGGGCCGGGTGTTGTTCTTGTCGAGCGAATCAGGCTTGCAGATCCCGAGCGAGATGGTGCACTACGGCGTCACCAAGACCGCCTTGCTGGCAGTATCGCGTGGCCTGGCCGAAACCCTGGCCGGTACCGGCGTGACGGTCAACGCCGTGCTGCCAGGACCGACCCGTTCCGAAGGCGTCGGCAATTTCTTCGAAGCGATGGCGCAGGAGCAGGGCGTCGGACTGGAACAGCTGGAACGCGATTTCGTCGCCGAACACCGTCCAAGTTCGCTGATCCGCCGCCTGGCGACGGTGGAGGAGGTGGCGAACATGGTGGTCTACCTGGCGTCCACCCAGGCCTCGGCCACCACCGGTTCGGCGGCGCGCGTGGATGGCGGCGTGGTGCGCTCCATCGCTTGA
- a CDS encoding alpha/beta hydrolase, whose protein sequence is MKTHFKLTLIALGMAAGIIASAPAQAQTAAPVQAVNVVLVHGAWADGSSWAKVIPRLQAAGLNVTSVQNPLISLADDVAATRRALALQHGPTVLVGHSWAGTVISEAGDDPKVSALVYVAARAPDAGEDFGALAAKYPTMPVRAGAKDHDGYVSLTEDAYLKYFGGDLPHDEALALYATQQPIASTLFNGRTTVAAWHSKPSWYAVSTQDMTTSPDLERFLAKRMHATTVELDSSHLSLLSHSKEIADLILAAAGRSK, encoded by the coding sequence ATGAAGACCCATTTCAAGCTCACCCTGATCGCCCTCGGCATGGCTGCCGGCATCATCGCTTCGGCGCCGGCGCAGGCGCAAACGGCGGCGCCGGTCCAGGCCGTCAACGTCGTGCTGGTGCACGGCGCCTGGGCCGATGGCTCCAGCTGGGCCAAAGTGATTCCGCGCCTGCAGGCCGCGGGCCTCAACGTCACTTCGGTACAGAATCCTTTGATTTCGCTGGCGGATGACGTGGCGGCGACGCGCCGCGCGCTGGCGCTGCAGCATGGTCCCACCGTGCTGGTCGGACATTCCTGGGCCGGTACCGTCATCAGCGAAGCCGGCGACGATCCCAAGGTCAGCGCCCTGGTGTACGTGGCGGCGCGCGCGCCCGACGCCGGCGAAGATTTCGGCGCACTCGCCGCCAAGTATCCGACCATGCCGGTGCGCGCCGGCGCCAAGGATCATGACGGCTATGTCAGCCTGACCGAGGATGCCTACCTCAAGTACTTCGGCGGCGACCTGCCGCATGACGAGGCGCTGGCGCTGTATGCCACACAGCAGCCGATCGCCAGTACCTTGTTCAACGGCCGCACCACGGTGGCCGCCTGGCACAGCAAGCCTTCCTGGTACGCCGTTTCCACGCAGGACATGACCACCTCGCCCGACCTGGAACGCTTCCTGGCCAAGCGCATGCATGCGACCACGGTCGAGCTGGATTCCAGCCACCTGTCGCTGCTGTCGCATTCCAAGGAAATTGCCGATCTGATCCTGGCGGCTGCCGGTCGCAGCAAATAG
- a CDS encoding lysine N(6)-hydroxylase/L-ornithine N(5)-oxygenase family protein — translation MQTFDLVGIGVGPFNLSLAALAEPTGMKSLFLEKNAEFSWHPGLMLPNGSLQVSPLKDCVTLADPTSPYSFLNYLALHQRLYSFINKHGANTSRREFADYYRWVAQQLASVRFGEEVVDVTPCDDGFYVSTPAQRYIARSIALGIGIEPHIPDCARQWLGSTVCHAAHFLEQPEIAYGERVMVVGGGQSGAEIVEHLLGMPDIGQITWITSRGNLFAMDESSFVNESYLPSYSQYFQSLPLGRRRAIVSDEKLTSDGISAALSNRIYELMYERCHVEGRSDLIRVVSNVAMTAIAPVKQRWKVLMQSQATGNERDMTVDRIVLATGFRPRRSPFIDKIIQHARMEDGLPVMRDDYSVEFKQPMRGKVYLQNRSRIQHGLQSVNLSLVAYRSSRIVNSVLGRNFYPEVPDSQLLNQLESFREPSKSVNLRPLEVVCASAKLA, via the coding sequence ATGCAAACCTTTGATCTTGTCGGTATTGGCGTCGGTCCGTTCAATCTGAGCCTCGCTGCCTTGGCCGAGCCGACCGGGATGAAATCCTTGTTCCTGGAAAAGAATGCAGAATTCTCCTGGCATCCCGGCTTGATGCTGCCGAACGGCAGCTTGCAGGTATCGCCGCTCAAGGATTGCGTGACGCTGGCCGATCCGACCAGTCCCTATTCCTTCCTGAATTATCTGGCGCTCCATCAGCGCCTCTACAGCTTTATCAACAAGCACGGCGCCAATACCTCGCGGCGCGAGTTCGCCGATTACTATCGCTGGGTTGCACAGCAGCTTGCCAGCGTCCGCTTCGGTGAAGAGGTGGTTGACGTAACGCCTTGCGACGACGGCTTCTACGTATCGACCCCTGCACAACGCTACATCGCACGTTCGATCGCACTCGGCATCGGCATCGAACCTCATATACCCGATTGCGCACGGCAGTGGCTGGGCAGCACGGTATGCCATGCTGCCCATTTTCTCGAGCAGCCGGAGATCGCTTATGGTGAGCGGGTGATGGTGGTCGGCGGCGGTCAGAGCGGCGCGGAAATCGTGGAGCATCTGCTTGGCATGCCCGATATCGGGCAGATCACCTGGATCACCTCTCGGGGAAATCTGTTCGCGATGGATGAAAGTTCCTTTGTCAACGAATCCTACCTGCCGTCGTATAGCCAGTATTTTCAGTCCCTGCCGCTGGGCCGCCGACGCGCGATAGTCAGCGACGAAAAGCTGACCAGCGACGGTATATCGGCCGCCTTGAGCAACCGCATTTATGAATTGATGTACGAACGCTGTCATGTCGAGGGCCGCAGCGATCTGATCCGTGTGGTGTCGAATGTCGCGATGACCGCCATCGCGCCGGTCAAGCAACGCTGGAAGGTCCTGATGCAATCGCAGGCGACCGGCAACGAGCGCGACATGACGGTCGACCGCATCGTGCTGGCGACCGGCTTCCGTCCGCGCCGTTCGCCGTTTATCGACAAGATCATCCAGCATGCACGCATGGAAGACGGATTGCCGGTGATGCGCGACGATTATTCGGTCGAGTTCAAACAGCCGATGCGCGGCAAGGTCTATCTGCAAAACCGCAGCCGCATCCAGCACGGCCTGCAAAGCGTCAACCTGTCGCTGGTGGCATACCGCAGTAGCCGCATCGTCAACAGCGTGCTGGGGCGGAATTTCTACCCGGAAGTGCCCGACAGCCAGCTTCTCAACCAGCTGGAATCGTTCCGTGAACCGTCAAAATCAGTAAACCTGCGGCCGCTTGAAGTCGTTTGCGCCAGCGCGAAGCTGGCCTGA
- a CDS encoding MFS transporter, translated as MNQASEQLPEAMRVAVLAPFLIASVVLAAAYGSSFLLPDYLLAIKLSGISAGSIMSAGMVATIVCASTAGWFAQRYGVIQTASLAAFMMAAAMLCLAAVPLATPLAYLGGMLLGASWSVYFILAPLQLIHYLRPAARIKYLTLLSGSQMAGLGLAAPIGHLVAQSTGSFSLVYVGLAICCAIATACLDLTRRRMRDDPHMAMKSVVLTPASALTIMRAKTGIPIVMIALAACVFTGLSTYQSAYASSRGLRPETFFVTFTAVAVLLRFSIAAFVNKIPVARLALGLILLTLVSLALYVANSGNYGLYIGSTAAFALGYGLSYATLNAMAVNLAERMELPVAITSQVFTIGYFVGLLGFPYFAEMLVSHHGVDAMLYAMGLLMVLNIALLGVMYPRAWMRPVAPN; from the coding sequence ATGAATCAAGCTAGCGAACAACTGCCGGAGGCCATGCGCGTGGCTGTGCTGGCGCCGTTTCTCATCGCCAGCGTGGTGCTGGCTGCCGCTTACGGCTCGAGCTTCCTGCTGCCGGACTATCTGCTGGCAATCAAGCTCAGCGGGATCAGCGCAGGCAGCATCATGTCTGCCGGCATGGTGGCGACCATCGTCTGCGCCAGCACCGCGGGTTGGTTCGCGCAGCGCTATGGCGTGATCCAGACTGCGTCGCTGGCCGCCTTCATGATGGCGGCGGCCATGCTGTGCCTGGCTGCCGTGCCGCTAGCGACGCCGCTGGCTTACCTGGGCGGCATGCTGCTCGGCGCCAGCTGGTCGGTGTATTTCATCCTGGCGCCGCTACAGCTGATTCACTATCTGCGGCCGGCTGCGCGCATCAAGTACCTGACCTTGCTGTCCGGCTCGCAGATGGCCGGCCTCGGGCTGGCCGCACCAATAGGCCATCTGGTCGCGCAAAGCACGGGATCGTTCAGCCTGGTGTATGTCGGTCTTGCCATCTGCTGCGCCATCGCCACTGCCTGTCTCGATCTGACCCGGCGCCGCATGCGCGACGATCCACATATGGCGATGAAGAGCGTGGTATTGACGCCGGCCAGCGCGCTGACCATCATGCGCGCCAAGACCGGCATTCCTATCGTCATGATTGCGCTTGCCGCTTGCGTCTTTACCGGCCTCTCAACCTATCAGTCGGCTTATGCCAGTTCGCGCGGGCTGAGGCCGGAAACCTTTTTCGTCACTTTTACCGCGGTTGCGGTCCTGCTGCGTTTTTCGATTGCTGCATTCGTCAACAAGATACCGGTCGCCAGGTTGGCCTTGGGCCTGATCCTGCTGACCCTGGTTTCGCTCGCTCTGTATGTCGCCAACAGTGGCAACTACGGACTGTATATCGGTTCGACCGCCGCGTTCGCGCTGGGCTATGGTTTGAGCTATGCCACCTTGAACGCCATGGCGGTCAACCTGGCGGAACGCATGGAACTACCGGTGGCGATCACCTCGCAGGTATTTACGATCGGCTACTTCGTCGGCCTGCTGGGCTTTCCCTATTTCGCCGAAATGCTGGTGTCGCACCATGGCGTCGACGCCATGCTGTATGCGATGGGGCTGTTGATGGTGCTGAATATTGCTTTGCTTGGTGTGATGTATCCGCGCGCATGGATGCGGCCGGTCGCGCCGAATTGA
- a CDS encoding phytanoyl-CoA dioxygenase family protein has protein sequence MLNSDKVEKWHADGFIKLEGFFDGKTRDAISDTVDEIAKWDVSADKWMMWFEKTKDNRKIVSKVENFLEYHDRLRELVLADQRIKDCVEQLLDEKTKMLKELLIFKYPDSGGYRPHQDIYHIPHKLPDRMVHAVVSIAIDDSEPENGGLFFSAGNHKKDVFKMDAGGVIDPEIAKTFSWEPVHCKAGDIFIFDDYAPHYSEPNKSDRSRRTLYLVFQRESTAGPNRTEYNAMKRAYNPPEEKDYDINDLRPSNGIFYRD, from the coding sequence ATGTTGAATAGCGATAAAGTTGAAAAGTGGCACGCCGACGGCTTCATCAAGCTGGAGGGTTTTTTCGATGGCAAAACGCGTGACGCCATCTCCGATACCGTTGACGAGATTGCCAAGTGGGACGTCAGCGCCGACAAATGGATGATGTGGTTTGAAAAGACCAAGGACAACCGCAAAATTGTGTCGAAGGTGGAAAATTTTCTCGAGTACCACGATCGCCTGCGCGAGCTGGTGCTGGCGGATCAGCGAATCAAGGATTGCGTCGAACAGCTGCTCGATGAAAAAACCAAGATGCTGAAAGAACTGCTGATCTTCAAGTATCCCGACAGCGGCGGCTACCGTCCGCATCAAGACATTTATCACATTCCGCACAAGCTGCCTGACCGCATGGTCCACGCGGTGGTATCGATTGCCATCGACGACTCGGAACCGGAAAACGGCGGGCTCTTCTTCAGCGCCGGCAATCACAAGAAAGACGTGTTCAAGATGGATGCGGGCGGGGTCATCGATCCTGAAATCGCCAAGACGTTTTCGTGGGAACCTGTGCATTGCAAGGCTGGCGACATTTTCATCTTCGACGACTATGCGCCGCATTACTCCGAACCGAACAAGAGCGACCGTTCGCGCCGCACCTTGTACCTGGTATTCCAGCGCGAGTCGACTGCCGGGCCTAACCGCACGGAATACAACGCCATGAAGCGTGCCTACAATCCGCCGGAAGAAAAAGACTACGACATCAACGACCTGAGGCCTTCGAATGGAATCTTCTACCGTGACTGA
- a CDS encoding cupin domain-containing protein — MESSTVTDGVPGSMLVKELDQSLMRHEYGVMVCRLMEHIPAEAAPSFGASVVEVPPLDAVSLHGHREHEMWVLISGAGTFEVDGQSTAVAGTTLFYMKPHQLHSIRNDDAHVPLKFLSMWWD; from the coding sequence ATGGAATCTTCTACCGTGACTGACGGCGTGCCAGGCAGCATGCTGGTAAAGGAGCTGGACCAGTCGCTGATGCGGCACGAGTACGGCGTGATGGTATGCCGCCTGATGGAGCATATTCCAGCGGAGGCGGCGCCGTCTTTCGGCGCTTCCGTGGTTGAGGTGCCGCCGTTGGATGCGGTCAGCTTGCATGGTCACCGCGAGCACGAAATGTGGGTGCTGATTTCCGGCGCCGGCACCTTCGAGGTGGACGGCCAGAGCACCGCGGTGGCTGGAACCACCTTGTTCTACATGAAGCCGCATCAGCTGCATTCGATCAGAAACGACGATGCACACGTGCCCTTGAAATTCTTATCCATGTGGTGGGATTGA
- a CDS encoding class I tRNA ligase family protein: MNQALQTFFVCPAPPCPNGKLHLGHIGGVYLLADIFVRYQRLRGNAAHYVTGADEHGSYTLVKAGQLGRPVDEVSAMYSGQILHCLEAMGIEVDEFVKTTSQDHKQHSLSVFDELSAAGLIEIEDGRQLYCESCQEFAADSLARGFCPECGEPTDSNLCEGCGHGIQHATLRQAQHVPCGQPLSLRPIRQAHLKLEPIADRLIPAIEASAWPRAIKDKETRWLKEELRNLAMSRNFARGVTLAQPAEVAGQTLLTWFEGLWCFDTGIKRICERNKADYSETMRSPDSKIVFFMGQDNRFYYTIGVTASLLGRGYAIPHNQAIQDFSKLEGEKFSTSRNHALWADEVARDVDQSVLRYYLAGIAKPFGQNDNDFQVDGLIQAALRVREYETALRKHVGGSRSYAFNPLLPVLADAVAQYQAAMDAISFWDALHAIDTFFAHARFADATASQLDAQEISLFLSMLHPIIPVLVKSYGACFFGAQWQPSLSLAGESLHAGSPPVKIDFPLFGQPIQEKFVAAYIERFKAPALAD, from the coding sequence ATGAACCAAGCTTTGCAAACCTTTTTTGTCTGTCCGGCGCCGCCTTGCCCGAACGGCAAGCTGCATCTCGGCCATATCGGCGGCGTCTACCTGCTGGCGGATATCTTCGTGCGTTATCAGCGCTTGCGCGGCAATGCGGCTCATTACGTGACTGGCGCCGATGAGCATGGCAGCTACACGCTGGTAAAAGCCGGTCAGCTCGGACGTCCGGTGGACGAAGTGTCGGCGATGTATTCCGGCCAGATCCTGCATTGCCTGGAGGCGATGGGGATCGAGGTTGACGAGTTCGTCAAGACTACCAGCCAGGATCACAAGCAGCACAGTCTCTCGGTATTCGACGAATTGTCCGCAGCGGGACTGATCGAGATCGAGGACGGCCGCCAGCTGTACTGCGAATCCTGTCAGGAATTTGCCGCCGATTCGCTGGCGCGCGGGTTCTGTCCGGAATGCGGCGAGCCTACCGACAGCAATTTGTGCGAAGGCTGCGGCCATGGGATCCAGCATGCCACCTTGCGGCAGGCCCAGCATGTGCCTTGCGGTCAGCCTTTGAGCTTGCGGCCAATTCGCCAGGCTCACCTCAAGCTGGAACCGATTGCCGATCGCCTGATTCCGGCGATTGAAGCGAGCGCTTGGCCGCGCGCTATCAAGGACAAGGAAACCCGCTGGCTCAAGGAAGAATTGCGCAACCTGGCGATGTCGCGCAATTTCGCGCGCGGCGTGACGCTGGCGCAACCTGCCGAAGTGGCCGGCCAGACCTTGCTGACCTGGTTCGAAGGATTGTGGTGTTTTGACACCGGCATCAAGCGTATTTGCGAACGCAACAAAGCAGATTACAGCGAGACGATGCGCAGCCCGGATTCAAAGATTGTCTTTTTCATGGGCCAGGACAATCGCTTCTATTACACCATCGGCGTCACGGCCAGCCTGCTTGGGCGCGGCTATGCGATTCCCCACAACCAGGCGATCCAGGATTTTTCCAAGCTGGAAGGGGAAAAATTCTCGACCAGCAGAAATCATGCACTCTGGGCCGATGAAGTAGCGCGCGATGTCGACCAGAGTGTGCTGCGCTATTACCTGGCCGGCATCGCCAAGCCGTTTGGCCAGAACGATAATGATTTCCAGGTGGACGGCTTGATCCAGGCGGCCTTGCGCGTGCGCGAGTATGAAACCGCTTTACGCAAGCATGTCGGCGGCAGCCGGAGCTATGCCTTCAATCCCCTGCTGCCGGTCTTGGCCGATGCAGTTGCGCAGTACCAGGCCGCGATGGATGCCATTTCGTTCTGGGATGCGTTGCATGCCATCGACACTTTTTTTGCGCATGCGCGCTTTGCCGATGCAACGGCGTCGCAGCTGGATGCACAGGAAATTTCACTGTTCCTGAGCATGCTCCATCCAATCATTCCAGTGCTGGTGAAAAGCTACGGCGCCTGCTTCTTTGGCGCACAGTGGCAGCCGTCGTTATCGTTGGCCGGGGAGTCGTTGCACGCCGGTTCGCCGCCGGTAAAAATCGATTTTCCTTTGTTCGGCCAACCGATCCAGGAAAAATTCGTGGCCGCGTATATCGAACGCTTCAAGGCGCCGGCATTGGCCGATTGA
- a CDS encoding PLP-dependent aminotransferase family protein: MSLRSQISARYSAFDYSSTKHTINFGYGLPDPDTFRHLAAVDAMSEAGGVSLADILQYTDSQGLPELRQRLAARSGVASDQVMITSGASQALQLIADTLLDAGDVVLTEDPSYLGALRIFSIAGATVIQLGMDGEGVSLSELADALARYPKIKLYYTTPAFHNPSGQCISKARIDEVQRLLDLHGVPIVQDLVYSELPYEHGFQPALFGADTVISVRSFSKIAWPGLRVGWICAAPAMIARLALLKCDGGVSAVVSNIAVALLATDTLAGHIAYLRKHYRQKRDHMQSLLQDCTFCESTYTLPQGGFSFWVKLAPDLDPAVFLEGLRQEHGVQLAPGLLYGPRSSQFVRLCFSYMPVAKLEGGIARIEAACKDSRKQHPSGRSIAAPVVSALEA, translated from the coding sequence ATGTCGTTGCGCAGCCAGATAAGTGCTCGTTACAGTGCTTTCGATTATTCGTCGACCAAGCACACCATCAATTTCGGCTACGGCCTGCCTGATCCAGATACCTTCCGCCATCTGGCTGCGGTCGATGCCATGTCGGAAGCTGGCGGCGTCAGCCTTGCTGACATCTTGCAATACACCGATTCGCAAGGCTTGCCGGAGCTGCGTCAGCGGCTGGCGGCCAGGTCCGGTGTCGCCAGCGACCAGGTGATGATCACCAGCGGTGCCTCGCAGGCGTTGCAGCTAATTGCCGACACCCTGCTCGATGCCGGCGACGTGGTCTTGACGGAGGACCCCTCCTATCTGGGCGCATTGCGGATTTTCAGCATTGCCGGGGCGACGGTGATCCAGCTGGGCATGGATGGCGAGGGCGTGTCTTTGTCGGAGCTGGCCGATGCTCTGGCGCGTTATCCCAAGATAAAGCTGTACTACACCACGCCTGCTTTCCACAATCCGAGCGGGCAATGCATCAGCAAGGCCAGGATCGACGAAGTACAGCGCCTGCTTGACCTGCATGGGGTGCCGATTGTGCAGGACCTGGTGTATTCGGAACTGCCTTACGAACACGGCTTTCAGCCGGCGTTGTTTGGCGCCGACACGGTAATCAGTGTGCGCAGCTTTTCCAAGATCGCCTGGCCTGGTCTGCGTGTCGGCTGGATATGCGCGGCGCCGGCCATGATTGCGCGGCTGGCGCTGCTGAAATGCGATGGCGGCGTGAGCGCCGTGGTCAGCAACATCGCGGTCGCTTTGCTGGCGACCGATACGCTGGCAGGACACATCGCGTATCTGCGCAAGCACTACCGGCAGAAGCGCGATCACATGCAGTCACTGCTGCAGGACTGTACGTTCTGCGAATCGACATACACGCTGCCGCAGGGCGGTTTTTCGTTCTGGGTAAAACTTGCACCGGATCTAGATCCAGCCGTATTCCTGGAGGGCCTGCGACAAGAACACGGCGTACAGCTGGCGCCGGGTCTGCTGTACGGCCCGCGTTCCAGCCAGTTTGTGCGGCTCTGCTTCAGCTACATGCCGGTGGCTAAGCTGGAAGGGGGGATCGCGCGAATTGAAGCGGCTTGCAAGGACAGCCGCAAGCAGCACCCGTCCGGTCGCAGCATTGCGGCGCCGGTGGTTTCTGCATTGGAGGCATGA
- the pstS gene encoding phosphate ABC transporter substrate-binding protein PstS: MLKYLFVLSCTLVLGVSHVTAHAADINGAGSTAAAPLYLKWDAAYNKKTGNKLAYELVGSSAGIKKIKEGATDFGASDAPMSLADLKKSNLLDFPTVISGVVPIINLPGIKDGELRLTAEAITGIYLGKIDKWNDAVIARDNPKLTLPNLRIVPLARADGSGTTYTLTDYFSAVSPEWKQQYGRNFSIPWQAEIKALKGSNDLVAALKKTPGAIGYAEFAYVIENNLNYAQMKNRDGQYVRPDANSFSSALANSSWKTTGNFEEMLTDKPGSGSWPITGATYVYVPRVTSKPEQTKAVIQFFTWAFMEGDTIANSLDYVRLPDNVQARVVHEMGNVVDASGKQLAMPVFLK, encoded by the coding sequence ATGTTGAAATATTTGTTTGTACTCTCCTGCACGCTTGTCCTGGGCGTATCCCATGTCACCGCCCATGCCGCCGACATCAACGGCGCCGGCTCCACCGCCGCTGCGCCGCTCTACCTGAAATGGGATGCGGCCTATAACAAGAAAACCGGCAACAAGCTGGCCTACGAGCTGGTCGGCTCATCCGCCGGCATCAAGAAAATCAAGGAAGGCGCGACCGATTTCGGCGCCAGCGATGCGCCGATGTCGCTTGCCGATCTGAAGAAATCCAACTTGCTGGATTTCCCGACCGTGATCTCGGGCGTGGTGCCGATCATTAACCTGCCCGGCATCAAGGATGGCGAGCTGCGCCTGACGGCCGAGGCAATCACCGGCATCTACCTGGGCAAGATCGACAAATGGAACGATGCTGTCATCGCCAGGGACAATCCCAAGCTGACGCTGCCTAACCTGCGCATCGTGCCGCTGGCGCGCGCCGACGGCTCCGGCACCACGTATACCCTGACCGACTATTTCAGCGCCGTCAGCCCGGAATGGAAGCAGCAGTATGGCCGCAACTTCAGCATCCCCTGGCAAGCCGAAATCAAGGCGCTGAAAGGCAGCAACGACCTGGTGGCCGCCTTGAAAAAGACCCCGGGCGCGATTGGCTACGCAGAGTTCGCCTACGTCATCGAAAACAATCTCAACTATGCGCAGATGAAAAACCGCGACGGCCAGTACGTGCGGCCGGATGCCAATTCCTTCAGCAGCGCGCTGGCCAACAGCAGCTGGAAAACCACCGGCAATTTTGAAGAAATGTTGACCGACAAGCCGGGCTCCGGCAGCTGGCCTATCACCGGCGCCACCTATGTCTATGTACCGCGCGTCACCAGCAAGCCGGAACAGACCAAGGCCGTGATCCAGTTCTTTACCTGGGCCTTCATGGAAGGCGACACCATCGCCAACAGCCTGGATTACGTGCGCCTGCCGGACAATGTGCAGGCACGGGTAGTACATGAAATGGGTAACGTGGTGGACGCCAGCGGCAAGCAGCTGGCCATGCCGGTTTTCCTGAAATAA